The nucleotide window CAGTTATACAAAAGTAACTGGTAAACCAGCTAGGGATCAAGTGTCGTAGAAGTAAGCTAAAGCTGCCTATTGGATGAACAGGTGGAAAAGCTAACAGTTCAAACAATCAAAAGAAATGGACTACCATTTGAAGAAAGTTGtctaaaagtaaaacaaacagcagaagtAATGATTAAAAGACTGAAATAGTCAGGTAATAGCTATCGATGCCATTTTAAAGTTAACTGAAGTAATGTTAAACAGTCAAACAGCTTAAAGCAAAGACAGAAAGCTGAAATAGTTTGTAGCAAAGTAGCTAAACTTACTAACATTTATCAAGGGCTAAATGGTTGAAATTGCCAGGAGAAGTTGTTAGCCTGCCTAAAGCTGTGGAGAATAAGTGTTGGAGTtagcaaaaacacaaactcaagctaactttAACAGTTATTGTTCATTGTTGAAGTAAGCTTGAGTTGGCAGTTGTTGCTTGTACTGTAGCGTTATTTGACTTATTGTGTTAAAGCTGATAAGGAAAgagtaaaataagttaataGTGCATGACACTGCTGGACCAACACAGAGTTCAACAATGCAAATCCTACATTTTGAGCTAGAGTGTTCTTacctggttttgttttgttttttagttgtaaaataaaattcaatgCACTCAAAACACAACCCTctcttttcatccaaacttgttttaatttataaaattaaatgaatatgaACATTACATTTCCTTCATTATCCGAACAGCAGCTAAAGCACACATTACAAAATGGTTAAAAGCAGGGATACATTTTTGCTAAACATCCTTTTCATCAGCTCATGTATGGTTTGTGAGTGTACCTTACTCAAGCTCAAAAGGCACACGCAACATTCAACAATAAGTGATGAATATAACTTATTTTGATACAAGCCAAAATTTTTGCTATCAATTTTAGAGATCAACTGAATGCCATATTTAAAGCTCAGGGTGTTAGTAGATGCATCCTCCAAGCAAGCTCCATGTGAATTAAATTGAAAACACCTCCTTGGCACTATTacttttttacagtttgaaaatGACAGTCTTTATGTGAATAttacttttgttttataaaccagaatgattaaaagaaaactaCATTTAGACAGCTTTGGagctctgaaatgaaaaaataatttcattctAATTAGAATATATGTAAAGACATAAGGTATTAGAAAGTCATCCTTTATTcatccttgtgtttttaaaactttgtaCTCTACAGATCCAACCATCAACCAAACACAACAGTCAAAAAACACATCCTTTATTTCAAATTGCTGCAACAGGGGCACtaaaaacaaactgcagagaaacacacatgcCCCGAGTTCAACTCACTTCGAtagaaaatattttcatttaaaagttatGAATAAAATGAAAGCACAGGAGAACATATGGTGGACGAAATGATTTGGAACACAGCATAAAGTCGCTTTGTCCAgccaacagaaaaaaaggaacacttATTTGATTATAAGAGCACAGTTTGGTGCGGCTTTCCAACTTCTCAAAAAATAGAACATGTTATGACTtcaggaataaataaaaaaagggggtGGGGGACTCTGTCCTGCCCCaactacaaaaagaaaaaaaacatcatgggGTGTGCAAGAATTTAGTCTAAAACAATCAACAAAGAAAGCTGTGACAACACTCATCAAATCAACATACCCACGTTGAAAGCCAGTCCCTCACTCACCAACACGCAAATAGACAGACCAGAGCACGCTGTGGCTATTGATTAGAGCAACTGACTGATTTCACAACACATTGATAAACTGACAGTGCAAATTTTCAGACGGCTGCAGAGAACTAAAATAAGAGCAAAGAAGAAACACCAACAGGACAAACTTTCAGACAGTTTATACAATTTATAAATGAGTTCAGTGTTGgatcttccttttttctgttaAGCTTGGGGATAAAGATGGAATGAAGCTCCAGAGAAGCCGATGAGGAAATTAACAGTATTTTTGGATTCAGCActtctaagattaaaaaaatacctTCAAACAACAGTTGGTTATTTAAGGATTAATGTAACGTTACCTTCTTTGTCTTAACTctatatcaaacatgtttaaaaaaatgtttaaaagaatAACAGGTTGTTACCTACATAAAACACTCTGGAGCACCATTTTCATGAACATGAATTGAGACAGAATGACGATCCGAGAACAAAAAATCTGAAGCCAAAAGGTGATTCTGGCCGTTCTAAAGGCAGCAACCTTGACGAGTGGCACTAAGTTTGGACTTAAATGTAGACGCATGTCATTCCAGTCAACTGACTACAGTGCATCGTGAAGGTGTTACTCATCTACAGGGTTTTAATGAATGACCTCCAACCACCTGCAGCAGGTCAGGTCAGGTCACCCTGGTCCACTACACCTGTACGATGTGAAATGCTTACTTTCTGACACGTGAATCCTCTTAGGATAAAGGTAAGAGAAGCCttgagaagcaaaaaaaaaaagatcacaaGAACGCTCTGCTCACAGGACTTCCATCCCCCTTTAGGTTTCTTATCCCACAAGGCTAGTGGAGTGTTTTTAACCACACACTGGTTTGTACGGTACCTCACAGTCCTTTGGGTTTACCAGAGTTCTCAAAGACTCAGAAAAGATTTCCTGAAATGAATCCAGTCGCAAGATATGGAAGGATATTGAAGTGTCTGTTGACTGGATAGAAGGAGTTACAGAGTTCCTGCTCCTGTtgctttgtctgtttgtttgtttttttctacttcACCATTCGGCATCCCCAATGGCTTTGGAGAAGACATAGTCTCTCCCGTTCAGATTCATGATCCCGTCCTTCAGGTGGAATTTCCATTTGTTCTTACTTCTGTGAATCTGTGAAGtaaagaaaggaaatgaaaggTGTGGGCGTTGGGGACAGATGGACACCGTTTCATCTTTCAGTGGACGCGATCTCTAATGTCTTTAACCCCTGAGCGCAGATGACTCAGCCAGAAGCATTCCCATATTCATCAGCCTTCAAGGAGAGCTCTTTAAAAGCACTGAGACAGCATCAAATAGGTTTATAACCCACTTGTGTGTATTAAAACTGATTAGCTACAGCTGTTGCTTTAATCATCCTCTTGGTTATTATAAGAAAGATGGCCTCTGAAAAACATAATTCTAGATTGCTTTTTAGCTGTTAACAAATGACTTGAAAATGCTGGTGATGTCAAAAGACTGATGACCTGACTATCAACAAATGATATGCAGATGCAAAACAACTCGACTCTCATGCATATCCTACATCCATAGGTATTAGGGATCAGATATTTGGAGCACAGGTTGGTTGTCCGGTTTTCTCTCACAGGATAGATAAGTCCTTACCTTGTCATACTGGCACACCACTACATTCTCTGTATCAAACAGCTCCTGGTCCTCCTCATCACTGACATCATCCTCACTGTTCAGTGGCTCCTGGTGAGAATACCAACAACAGTTTTTAATGTGTGGTTCTAGATATGGTTCAGAGTCTTTAGGACTCTGTTCTATGTAACATTTATCACACAGTGACTGAATGTGGAGAGGcaaaatatgatatgatattgtTTCAATCCCTAGTTATCATCAGAGGAATATGCAACATCATAACACAATACAACTTGACATATTTTCCTCACCAGAGAAGACATTtgacatttaattgttttttttaatctagatAAACACTAATCCAGGAAGAGAAATTCTTCAAATTATATAGTCTTGTTTTCTCCCACCTCTTCAACCTGCCCATCCTCTCCCCCATCCTTGTCCTTCTCCTCCTCGTCATCCTCATCgtactcctcctcatcctcgtcCTCTTCCGAGGAGGTGTCTCCGGCGCCGTCCACCTGCAGCATCATGGGTGGCTGCTGGGTCTGAGGTTGAGTCTGAGGCTGGGCTTGCTGCTGGGCCTGAGGTTGAGGTTGGGCCTGTGGGGCAGCTGCACCCTGGGCCTGCTGAAGCTGCTGCACCAGAGTTGCTGTTGTCACCTGACCAGGCTGCTGCGCCATGCCTGCTGCTTGCATCACCTGGAAGGAGAAGAGTCCCGAAAGATAAATGTTGGTTATTTGTCTCATTAGATCGTCAATGACAGGTTTGTGGAGTATCTCAAACAAAAAGTTCAGGTCCAAAGTAGACAAAGATGTCAATCAATAATAGAATATAAATGATGTGCCAGCAAATACTTACAAGGACAGAGCAACCTTCCTGGGAAGTGAATTAAGTTGGTAATGAAGTAAGTGAGGAAGTGCTTACCTGTGCATTGCCTTGGACTTTGTTTCCTGAAGCTAAGACAATCTGCTGCGGTTGGATGATGACTCCTGTTTGCTGGGGCAGGCCTCCCGGCAGAGGAGCAAGAACCTGGACAGAGTCAACAGACAGAACCCGCATTTTATCTGAGgctttaaataaactttatttaaaccaCATCTTGTTCATTTACTTtgattaaatgttaaagtaaaTTTTCAAGGTGAATAATTGTTTTGGTTGCCAAATATTGTGCAAgtttttactgttatttatgtTTCTGAACTGGCTTACATGTTATGAACTAAATACACAATCATGGTGCCAGTTATGACACACACAAGCTGCTGAGTCTCATACTCTGACAACACCAAACATGATACATGCAAACCCATCACCACTTCACTCCAATGTGTCAAATGTTCAAAGATTGTGCCTCAGTTCACTCGGGCTGGGTGTTCCTACCTGTGCAATAGGACGTACCTGCTGTATCACAGGGGCCTGCACACCACCAGGCTGCATTTGCTGCTGTAGCAGGATCTGCTGCTGGGGCTGCTGGATGATGTACTGAGCCCCATTGGGAGCGCGCACCACCTGCAAAATCTGACCTGAGAGACAAAACAGAGGAGACTTgctgtgagtgtgcatgtggaGAAGAAGCAGTTTATTAGATCACAACCGAACAAAACATTGAATGAATATAATTTCgctattttaagtgtttttcctctacaacctgatgcacacacacttgtgtgagtgttttacCTTGGCTGGTGATGAGCTGTTGGTATGGGGTGACTCCTGTGGGCAAAGCAAGGGTTGCTGCAGTAGCTGCTGCACTCTAGAGGAGGATAAGAAAACACACTTTAGAGTGGCTTAAATGAGGCAGGCAGGTATTTACTCATAACCAGGAAACCTTCAGACAAAACTTAACTTTAAAACCCCCTGTGTTAGGGTTCAAGAATGtgaaaaacaagtttttaaGCTGTTAAGTTGTAACGTTCTGGTGGGACATTAATAATACACAGTGGGCACAAACACAGGTATTTATGAGTAGGTTGTTCAGAACATTCCTCTGGAGATACTTGGATATTTATGAATGCTGCAGAAACTCTCCATAATATTAATTTTAGCTTTGTCCTGATAAAAGTATTTGCATTCATTAATTTTATTAACCAGCTTTGACTGTCAAAAGGTTAGACATTTGCAAGTGAAGCTTCAAAACAGGTGTTTGTGAATTAAGATAAAAATTCCATCAATGCAGATGAAAGAGACATGAACAGATGGCTCGTAGAACCTTCTTGTTAAAGAAGGTAACTGGTGGTGCTTTGTTGAGGGACAAGGAGAATTAATGAAGGagagggtgtgtttgtgtgtgtgaggcacaCAGGGGATGGATTTCCCCTGGCTTTATCCTCCGCTGTATTGCAGACCACAGGACAACTCCCTGATGgccctccctctcctctattCTCTGGATTTCAATGTCCCTTCACCTGACGTTACTACACTAGTCTTCCTGTTCTGTGGAAAGCCTTGTTGCAAAAAGGTAGATGCAATTCAAAAAGTAAGACTGAAATGAATTAAGTATCTTTCTCAAGGGCAAAGTTTGAACTAAGAGAGAAAAGCTGTGCGTTGCTTTGATTACTGGAGTGTTTGCAGCCAGTTAGGGGCATTTATGCGATGAGGTCTGGCATGGGTTTTTAATTGAACTGAGTCCCACTGGTGTTTCTTTCCTATGTGTGAGTTCAAGAGAGGTACAAGCATGTACAACAGAAAGAGCACTGTGCATGCTTCACAGAACATTAAGCTCCAGTACTCAGCAGAATGCTTCCAGATAGCTTGAagatggctgtgtgtgtgttcatggatTCAGTGATTCTTCACGGCTGGTTGTGAATCATGCTAACCTTGTTATTAACTCAGCTGCTTTAGTAAAATGCATTAGTAAGATATAATGAGATGGAATAAGCAGTGTTAATATGTTGTTTGTATTTAAGATCAAATCAAACATGTATCACATATGGGATAGAAGTAATCTCCGCCATGTGACAAGGAAAGTGAGCTGTGTTCTACCACAAACATGACATCTGATGAAAGCTGAGAGAATACTACAACTGTCAGACTGCTCCTATTGTCCACTCCAAACcatcatttaacatttgatatgattaaaacaacacaactctACTCACCATCCCTGTTGCACTCATGTGCTGTAGAATCTTTGAATCCTGAACAATGACTTGCTGCTGGGGAGCTGTGAGGAGACACATGTTGGGAGTTAAACcacaatacaataaaagacTAACTCATCAATGACATCCTAGAGTGGGTCGTCTCTcgatcggaaggttggcggtttgattccagctcctgcagttacATGCTTATGGCtggtttatatttctgtgttgACCCTACATGGTAGTGGCGGATGCAgatgtgagcactacatacttgtgcgttgatgtgtctgtgttgctCTACAATGCTCGGCCAGAACACTTGTGCTCAGTTGATGGTCGGGTCACCTGTTTCCAGCACAGCCACGTTTTCTGTGCTTTTCCAAAACGATTCCCAACATATTATGTTGAATTGGAGCGGTTATGTGTGGCGTTCATCACGCAGCAAtgattacaagaaaaaatagagAAGAGACGTCGGAGAGGATTTAATATATGGCTGATGTACAGCGATTCCTGAAGTATAAACCAAGCTTAAATGACATTGCACGAGACACAAACTCACAATTGCTCCTGGTAACATAGTAAGTGAGGTGTAAATGAAATGTAATGAgataatactgatggtcccctaGGCAAAGGTGGTATGAATGGGTAAGTGTGACGAGTAGCGCAAAATTGGTCGTTAAAACTAGAAAAGTACTTTAtaaaaattaacaaaagaaaTGATTGAACAGAAAAGATATCAGTGTATACCGGTTTGATCAGGCCTTTAAAGTTacggttggtagccacggaaaagtagcatgaatttgaatgtagcatttcctcgggactccgtctaacccatcccctcagagctcctccaaaacaaacgCCCCCCTCCCGCTCACATACATTAGCTccactgattcgcgaccatatgatggtgactgattcaaaaccggtcctcagcacatcatctGTGTTTTGCCCTACGttaactcatgtctcactcagcggtaggaaaacaccaaaaccttatcatagtgaaagttaaaaacacaaacaaacatgaaatgtacgcgcaggaggcgggcaaaacggcaggacaggatttgattggtttcataaattggctcctgatggcagggattggttggtgttttcccaggtttactccggcttttttccgctcttttttaagaacacattatgtgttaattgccatcgggacatgaagataattttaaccagtataacaaaaagtgtatctaaatctgactaccaaccccagctttaatctacGTCTGGTTCTAAATTGTGATATTTAAATAATGAAGTTGTGTACACTTAGTTCAAGGCCTTTAACTGAGCAATGTTCTTCAAAACATCATATTTCAAGACGGGTACATTTTAAGGCTGCATCAGACTTATTCACATGGACATTCAATGTTTCTGCAGGTGTTGGCTGTTTAGTTAATCTCTGCCCCCACAGTGTGACAGATCTGACTAAccttgctgctgctgaggaATCTGGATGACTTGCTGGGTCTGCGCTGGCTGGGTGACCTGCTGCACCTGCTGGACCTGTTGAACCTGCTGaacctgctgctgttgctgctgctgagcgGCCTGCAGGGccacctgctcctctgtgtgGAAGCCCTCCACTGCCTTCGACTGCAACAGTTTGTTTTCCCATAGCTGAAGCATCGGGCAGAGGAAAACATGGTGAAAAGGGAAACGTCAGTCAGAAGAATGTCTCAGAGTCAGGCGAGGTAGATATTTTAGATTGAAGTTTGAATGATGTTTTGATGAGTACACCCTTCATTCAGACAATCAACCCATTACTGTAACAAATCAAGCTAGTACCCTTGTTTCAGTTTATacttcttttttacattttgatttatacttttaatgaaaaacaaaagcaaacaaagagaCTCATGACTCATGTAGTAGCAGTACGTAGCTAATTAATTTGGCCTTGGTCAGGAGAAACTGTGTATGCTAAAGGAGATGCACAATAGAAAACACTGGAAGATGAAGTACTCCTCACACATGCTCTGGTAACATTTCCACCTCAGTGGTTGTACACACGAACAATAGCTCTTGCAGAAAGTTACCGTTTTCAACTCCAGCAGCACTTGTTCATCGACTCCCTCATCCAGGAACAGCTCTCGCACCTCGCTG belongs to Notolabrus celidotus isolate fNotCel1 chromosome 13, fNotCel1.pri, whole genome shotgun sequence and includes:
- the gtf2a1 gene encoding transcription initiation factor IIA subunit 1 isoform X3; translation: MPAVPKLYRSVIEDVISEVRELFLDEGVDEQVLLELKTLWENKLLQSKAVEGFHTEEQVALQAAQQQQQQQVQQVQQVQQVQQVTQPAQTQQVIQIPQQQQAPQQQVIVQDSKILQHMSATGMSAAATAATLALPTGVTPYQQLITSQGQILQVVRAPNGAQYIIQQPQQQILLQQQMQPGGVQAPVIQQVRPIAQVLAPLPGGLPQQTGVIIQPQQIVLASGNKVQGNAQVMQAAGMAQQPGQVTTATLVQQLQQAQGAAAPQAQPQPQAQQQAQPQTQPQTQQPPMMLQVDGAGDTSSEEDEDEEEYDEDDEEEKDKDGGEDGQVEEEPLNSEDDVSDEEDQELFDTENVVVCQYDKIHRSKNKWKFHLKDGIMNLNGRDYVFSKAIGDAEW
- the gtf2a1 gene encoding transcription initiation factor IIA subunit 1 isoform X1 gives rise to the protein MASSANSNPVPKLYRSVIEDVISEVRELFLDEGVDEQVLLELKTLWENKLLQSKAVEGFHTEEQVALQAAQQQQQQQVQQVQQVQQVQQVTQPAQTQQVIQIPQQQQAPQQQVIVQDSKILQHMSATGMSAAATAATLALPTGVTPYQQLITSQGQILQVVRAPNGAQYIIQQPQQQILLQQQMQPGGVQAPVIQQVRPIAQVLAPLPGGLPQQTGVIIQPQQIVLASGNKVQGNAQVMQAAGMAQQPGQVTTATLVQQLQQAQGAAAPQAQPQPQAQQQAQPQTQPQTQQPPMMLQVDGAGDTSSEEDEDEEEYDEDDEEEKDKDGGEDGQVEEEPLNSEDDVSDEEDQELFDTENVVVCQYDKIHRSKNKWKFHLKDGIMNLNGRDYVFSKAIGDAEW
- the gtf2a1 gene encoding transcription initiation factor IIA subunit 1 isoform X2 yields the protein MASSANSNPVPKLYRSVIEDVISEVRELFLDEGVDEQVLLELKTLWENKLLQSKAVEGFHTEEQVALQAAQQQQQQQVQQVQQVQQVQQVTQPAQTQQVIQIPQQQQAPQQQVIVQDSKILQHMSATGMSAAATAATLALPTGVTPYQQLITSQGQILQVVRAPNGAQYIIQQPQQQILLQQQMQPGGVQAPVIQQVLAPLPGGLPQQTGVIIQPQQIVLASGNKVQGNAQVMQAAGMAQQPGQVTTATLVQQLQQAQGAAAPQAQPQPQAQQQAQPQTQPQTQQPPMMLQVDGAGDTSSEEDEDEEEYDEDDEEEKDKDGGEDGQVEEEPLNSEDDVSDEEDQELFDTENVVVCQYDKIHRSKNKWKFHLKDGIMNLNGRDYVFSKAIGDAEW